The following proteins come from a genomic window of Trifolium pratense cultivar HEN17-A07 linkage group LG4, ARS_RC_1.1, whole genome shotgun sequence:
- the LOC123924610 gene encoding ABSCISIC ACID-INSENSITIVE 5-like protein 2: MGIQTMGSQSNGQQSHLQANQLVKQNSWYGLTLDEVDNLLGDLGKPLGSMNLDELLHNVWTAEGNNVVGVESEHVSSSSSLQRQASMTLARALSGKTVDDVWREIQLGQKKQYGGDDVKIEDREMSLGGTTLEDFLVQAGLYAGASVSSTVGLDAMDTAIPQSFQPKTSLLSSSSISSLSDAKPGRKRDGPDAYEKALERRLRRKIKNRESAARSRARKQAYHNELVTKVTLLEQQNTQLKKEKEFEQRLPPEPSPEPKYRLRRISSALF, from the exons ATGGGGATTCAAACAATGGGTTCTCAAAGTAACGGGCAACAGTCTCATTTACAGGCTAATCAGTTAGTTAAGCAAAATTCATGGTATGGTCTTACTCTCGATGAGGTTGACAATCTACTAGGAGATTTAGGAAAGCCGTTAGGGAGCATGAATCTTGACGAGCTTCTTCATAATGTATGGACTGCTGAAGGAAATAACGTTGTAGGGGTAGAGAGCGAGCATGTTTCGTCTTCGTCTTCTCTTCAACGTCAGGCTAGTATGACGTTGGCTCGTGCTTTAAGTGGGAAAACGGTGGATGATGTATGGAGAGAAATCCAGCTAGGTCAGAAGAAACAATATGGTGGAGATGATGTGAAAATTGAGGACAGGGAAATGAGTCTTGGTGGTACAACGTTGGAAGATTTTTTAGTACAAGCAGGGCTTTACGCTGGAGCTTCTGTTAGTTCGACGGTGGGGTTGGATGCAATGGATACTGCTATTCCTCAAAGCTTTCAACCGAAAACAAGCTTGTTATCCTCTTCTTCGATTAGTAGTTTGTCAGATGCAAAACCGGGTCGTAAAAGGGATGGACCTGATGCATACGAGAAGGCTCTGGAAAGGAGGCTGAGAAGGAAAATCAAGAATAGGGAATCTGCTGCTCGTTCACGAGCAAGAAAACAG GCTTACCATAATGAACTGGTTACCAAGGTTACTCTGCTAGAACAGCAAAATACGCAGCTCAAGAAAGAGAAG GAGTTTGAGCAGAGGCTACCGCCTGAACCATCACCTGAACCGAAATATCGCCTTCGAAGGATAAGTTCTGCCCTTTTCTGA